One genomic region from Pyrobaculum islandicum DSM 4184 encodes:
- a CDS encoding DUF401 family protein, with protein sequence MIILATFLLIVLFIVFGTLSRKLDVSISLAVGALIYGAVAFGASLWKVSISAFNESMAYILASLIFAMALGFLLKEKGYKIASGLSALGPRAAAFLIPAAIGLLPMPGGAYVSAVVVDPLYEKMGLDRNEKTFLNYWMRHIWISIWPLFQGVLITSAVLGVSVWQVVEWAWPAALFAVVAGVAMGTPLVTNVAIVGRPRDLLALWPLVTVAALSFTIPLPLAVASVYLTYVVVYKVPRVQIIASFKYALNPRILSVIVFSLVFAQYIKESGLSTQLAELLSGYSAFAIFFIPFAVGLATGIEFTFAGLAFPPISPLIHGPALALAFTGGFLGVMLSPAHSCLVLTCEYYGCESARVYKLLLKAAVLVVVLSIAYYMLVFYYR encoded by the coding sequence TTGATCATATTAGCAACTTTTTTACTTATCGTCCTGTTTATAGTATTTGGCACTTTATCTCGTAAATTAGATGTCTCTATATCCCTCGCTGTAGGCGCGTTAATATACGGCGCCGTTGCTTTTGGCGCCAGTTTGTGGAAAGTTTCTATCTCTGCCTTTAATGAATCTATGGCCTATATCTTGGCGTCTCTAATCTTCGCCATGGCCCTCGGCTTTTTATTAAAAGAAAAGGGGTATAAGATCGCAAGCGGCTTAAGCGCCCTCGGCCCAAGAGCCGCCGCGTTTTTAATACCTGCCGCAATTGGACTCCTCCCTATGCCAGGCGGCGCCTATGTAAGTGCCGTAGTTGTAGATCCTCTCTATGAAAAAATGGGGCTTGATAGAAATGAGAAGACTTTTTTAAACTACTGGATGCGCCACATTTGGATATCCATATGGCCGCTATTCCAAGGCGTGTTAATTACATCTGCAGTGTTGGGGGTGTCTGTGTGGCAAGTAGTGGAGTGGGCGTGGCCAGCCGCCTTATTTGCAGTAGTTGCAGGCGTGGCTATGGGCACACCGCTAGTGACAAACGTCGCAATAGTCGGGAGACCTAGAGATTTACTAGCTCTATGGCCGCTTGTCACAGTAGCCGCCCTATCTTTCACAATACCGCTTCCGCTGGCGGTAGCCTCTGTCTATTTGACATACGTCGTTGTATACAAAGTGCCGAGGGTGCAAATAATTGCCTCGTTTAAATATGCGCTTAACCCCCGTATTCTATCTGTCATAGTCTTCTCTCTTGTCTTCGCCCAGTATATAAAAGAGAGTGGGCTCAGTACCCAATTAGCCGAGCTTCTAAGTGGATACTCAGCTTTTGCAATTTTCTTCATACCCTTTGCCGTAGGTTTAGCCACTGGGATAGAGTTTACCTTCGCCGGATTAGCCTTCCCGCCTATATCTCCTCTGATACACGGACCTGCTCTTGCATTAGCGTTTACTGGCGGCTTCCTCGGCGTTATGTTAAGCCCAGCCCATTCCTGCCTGGTCTTAACATGTGAATACTACGGTTGCGAATCGGCGAGAGTATATAAACTACTTTTGAAAGCCGCCGTCTTAGTCGTAGTCCTCTCTATTGCATATTACATGCTAGTCTTTTACTATAGGTAG
- the tsaA gene encoding tRNA (N6-threonylcarbamoyladenosine(37)-N6)-methyltransferase TrmO has translation MYSLTPIGYIRHNYSDEEVKKRRVVEAVVEILPEYEAGLAGIEEYSHIIIIAYLHKFRGRPLVVRPKRVEGAPEVGVFATDSPDRPNPIAVTIARLLKRDGRVLYVDGVDLFNGTPVLDIKGFSPKRCPERVKAPWWAEEPL, from the coding sequence ATGTATAGCCTTACCCCCATTGGATATATACGACATAATTACTCCGACGAGGAAGTAAAAAAGAGGCGGGTAGTTGAGGCCGTCGTAGAAATTTTACCTGAGTATGAGGCTGGTCTCGCGGGGATTGAGGAGTATAGCCACATAATTATCATAGCTTACCTCCACAAATTCCGGGGGAGGCCGCTTGTTGTAAGACCAAAAAGAGTCGAGGGGGCCCCAGAGGTTGGAGTTTTTGCAACAGACAGCCCCGATAGGCCGAACCCAATAGCTGTGACAATTGCCCGACTACTTAAGCGTGATGGCCGCGTGCTCTACGTAGACGGAGTAGATCTATTCAACGGAACCCCAGTACTCGATATAAAAGGCTTTTCACCTAAGAGATGTCCAGAGAGAGTCAAAGCGCCCTGGTGGGCCGAGGAACCTCTTTGA
- a CDS encoding TFIIB-type zinc ribbon-containing protein has protein sequence MICPYCSSGKIVLQSGEYVCRECGTVVRWRRPELRRRVVVLLRGADRRS, from the coding sequence ATGATTTGTCCGTACTGTAGCTCTGGCAAAATAGTGTTGCAGAGCGGCGAGTATGTGTGTAGAGAGTGCGGCACGGTTGTGAGGTGGCGCCGCCCAGAGTTACGCCGCCGCGTTGTTGTCCTCTTAAGGGGGGCAGACAGACGAAGTTGA
- the trpA gene encoding tryptophan synthase subunit alpha produces the protein MRRPGLGVYVLAGWPNAEVFKRALTAVGEVADFVELGLPSRNPKYDGPYIRQAHREAEPSAVEAAPGETYIMAYWEDFAGEPQRLFETARAAGARGVLAPDLLIDFPGDLDRYVELTRRYGLEPAFFIPSKFPYALLRRLASLKPAFIYLGLYAATGIELPVYVERNIKTVREVAPEVYLVAGFAIDSPRKAAAVVKAGADAVVVGTAFLRRLRNSVEEAIAFLKEIRGALDSQQ, from the coding sequence ATGAGGAGGCCCGGCCTCGGCGTGTACGTCCTGGCTGGCTGGCCCAACGCTGAGGTTTTCAAGAGGGCGCTTACCGCCGTGGGAGAGGTGGCCGACTTCGTGGAGCTAGGTCTGCCGAGTAGAAACCCGAAGTACGACGGGCCCTACATCAGGCAGGCGCATAGGGAGGCGGAGCCGTCTGCTGTGGAAGCGGCGCCCGGCGAGACGTACATCATGGCCTATTGGGAGGACTTCGCCGGGGAGCCCCAGAGACTGTTTGAGACGGCGCGTGCAGCGGGGGCGAGGGGGGTCCTCGCCCCGGATCTCCTCATTGACTTCCCAGGCGATCTAGACCGTTATGTTGAGCTGACCAGGAGGTACGGGCTGGAGCCGGCTTTCTTCATACCCAGCAAGTTCCCCTACGCGTTGCTTAGGCGCCTCGCCTCTCTAAAGCCCGCCTTCATATACCTCGGGCTGTACGCCGCAACTGGCATAGAGCTGCCGGTATACGTCGAGAGAAACATAAAGACAGTTAGGGAGGTGGCGCCTGAAGTCTATCTGGTGGCGGGCTTCGCCATAGACAGCCCTAGGAAGGCCGCCGCTGTGGTGAAGGCGGGGGCAGACGCCGTGGTGGTGGGAACAGCCTTCTTAAGAAGGCTTAGAAACTCGGTAGAGGAGGCCATCGCCTTCCTCAAGGAGATAAGGGGGGCGTTGGACTCACAGCAGTAG
- a CDS encoding sulfite exporter TauE/SafE family protein → MNVTLLFAALFTISVFAGFVGSLTGLGGGVVLVPIYVLALGVPVEYAAGASLVSTIATSLATSATYVRDRLTNVRIGMSLEISTTLGALAGSLTAAWIYASGLQRVVYLVFGAVLIFSSYMQWAVAKLGERPRPPPDRWTSFLKLRGRYYDAARGETVEYYGVRWWLGALIMFAAGLVSGFLGIGGGALKVLAMDWAMALPIKVSTATSNFMIGVTAATGTAVYWVHGYIQPFLAAATALGVLAGAYVGSRLLPHLRSRSVRFFFATVVLLLGVQMLLKGVWS, encoded by the coding sequence ATGAATGTCACATTGTTATTTGCCGCCCTCTTTACAATAAGCGTCTTCGCAGGCTTCGTGGGGTCTCTCACGGGGTTGGGCGGCGGGGTGGTGTTGGTGCCGATTTATGTCCTCGCCCTTGGGGTGCCTGTGGAATACGCCGCAGGCGCAAGCCTCGTCTCTACCATAGCCACCTCTTTGGCGACTAGTGCAACATATGTGAGAGATAGGCTTACCAACGTCAGAATAGGCATGTCTCTAGAGATCTCCACCACCCTCGGCGCTCTGGCGGGCTCCCTCACAGCCGCCTGGATCTACGCCTCGGGGCTACAAAGAGTGGTGTATTTGGTATTCGGCGCTGTGCTCATCTTTTCCTCCTATATGCAGTGGGCCGTGGCTAAGCTAGGCGAGCGGCCTAGACCTCCGCCAGACCGCTGGACTTCTTTTTTAAAGCTTAGAGGTAGGTATTACGACGCCGCAAGGGGAGAGACGGTGGAGTATTACGGAGTTAGGTGGTGGCTTGGCGCGCTGATCATGTTTGCCGCGGGTCTCGTGTCCGGCTTCTTGGGCATAGGCGGAGGGGCGCTTAAGGTGTTGGCTATGGACTGGGCGATGGCCCTCCCCATCAAGGTGTCTACCGCCACTAGCAACTTCATGATAGGCGTGACCGCCGCCACGGGGACGGCGGTGTACTGGGTCCACGGCTATATACAGCCCTTCTTAGCTGCCGCGACTGCCCTCGGCGTACTTGCCGGCGCCTACGTTGGTAGCAGACTATTGCCACACCTCAGGAGTAGATCGGTCCGGTTCTTTTTTGCCACGGTGGTGCTCCTGCTGGGGGTACAGATGTTGTTGAAGGGGGTATGGAGCTAG
- a CDS encoding 30S ribosomal protein S30e encodes MPSHGSLTKAGKVRNQTPKIPAKPRKNLTPRRRNIRNYKRRILYASSQSASATTEA; translated from the coding sequence ATGCCGTCTCACGGATCGCTGACGAAGGCTGGTAAGGTGAGAAATCAAACTCCTAAGATACCGGCTAAGCCGAGAAAGAATCTAACGCCGAGGAGGAGAAATATAAGGAATTACAAGAGAAGGATTCTCTACGCCTCTTCTCAATCCGCATCTGCCACAACTGAGGCTTGA
- a CDS encoding SLC13 family permease, whose product MGQQLKILKFVELMYLGEIYSIVIIAVVIIGMLLRPLYPKLPVWSLMSLAAFIAIVPGPLSIDQIPSVVNFEVLFFLVGMFSIVALAESSGLLDAVAYWFLGLFKSRYGLAVGASLLFGFLAAVAVNDTVALMGPPIAAVLARAAGLPPKFAFLLLAYSLTIGSVMTPVGNPQNMLIAVTSGIQAPFIAFFKTLALPTLINLVVTPLILAKMMGVENGRVAIATSPWEAIRNRRDAAVAAAGLTAAVAAMVANDVAAVSGAPHIHNIGLIPFVVATFVYFLASDPRDLLSRVDWGTILFFTTMFIAMKAVWDGGVLQPIISAALPTYQGTVHDMLAITALSLGLSQILSNVPFVNLFSAYLMQVGADERAWLTLAMASTIAGNLTLLGAASNIIILEVLEKKYHTSVSFTEFLKYGAVVTAVNIAIYLPFLLL is encoded by the coding sequence ATGGGGCAACAGCTTAAAATATTAAAGTTTGTAGAGCTGATGTACCTCGGCGAGATCTATTCCATAGTCATAATAGCGGTGGTTATAATCGGCATGCTCCTCCGCCCGTTATACCCCAAGCTACCGGTTTGGTCTCTCATGTCGCTCGCCGCCTTTATAGCCATTGTGCCAGGCCCTCTGTCCATCGACCAAATACCGTCTGTGGTAAACTTCGAGGTTCTCTTCTTCCTCGTGGGGATGTTCTCTATCGTCGCCTTAGCTGAGTCCAGCGGGCTGTTAGACGCAGTAGCCTACTGGTTCCTCGGCCTCTTCAAGTCTAGATACGGGCTGGCGGTGGGGGCCTCTCTCCTCTTTGGCTTTTTGGCGGCTGTGGCTGTAAACGACACGGTGGCGCTGATGGGGCCCCCCATAGCGGCTGTACTCGCCCGCGCCGCGGGACTGCCGCCTAAGTTCGCCTTCCTTCTCCTGGCCTACTCGTTGACCATCGGGTCGGTTATGACGCCGGTGGGTAACCCCCAGAACATGTTAATAGCCGTCACCTCTGGCATACAAGCGCCGTTTATTGCCTTTTTCAAAACGCTGGCGTTGCCCACCCTCATAAACCTTGTCGTCACGCCGCTGATCCTGGCCAAGATGATGGGGGTGGAAAACGGCAGGGTGGCGATAGCCACAAGCCCATGGGAGGCCATTAGAAATAGGAGAGATGCGGCGGTGGCCGCCGCTGGGCTGACGGCGGCTGTGGCGGCCATGGTGGCAAATGACGTAGCCGCCGTAAGCGGAGCCCCCCATATACACAACATAGGGTTGATACCCTTCGTCGTGGCGACCTTCGTCTACTTCCTGGCGAGCGACCCCCGCGACCTCCTCTCCAGGGTGGACTGGGGCACGATACTCTTCTTCACCACTATGTTCATCGCCATGAAGGCAGTGTGGGACGGCGGCGTCCTCCAGCCGATTATCTCCGCCGCCCTCCCCACCTACCAAGGCACGGTCCACGACATGTTGGCCATAACCGCCCTCTCCCTCGGCCTCAGCCAAATCTTGAGCAACGTGCCCTTCGTCAATCTCTTTTCGGCCTACTTGATGCAAGTCGGCGCAGACGAGAGGGCGTGGCTCACTCTCGCCATGGCCAGCACCATCGCCGGCAACCTCACTCTACTCGGCGCCGCGTCGAACATAATAATCCTGGAGGTCCTCGAAAAGAAGTACCACACGTCGGTCTCCTTCACGGAGTTTCTTAAATATGGCGCGGTGGTCACTGCCGTAAATATAGCGATCTACCTCCCCTTCCTACTGCTGTGA
- a CDS encoding RNA-guided endonuclease InsQ/TnpB family protein, producing the protein MEAGDIEKGSGQRRRSRRRNKSNAEKKDEKKDVLTHAVAVPSPRLSWRKFNALKELEERYKEFVVEFVEYGFKRGVTGQVSLRKALYSELRGRYPDLPSHYVYTAAQDAATRVKSFMALKREGKAKTEKPEIRRISIWLDDRLWKPEGYTAIRVSTHRGRITIPLWPTKQFWKHLNGGWRLKSQPRLKLDEKRRAVYVYFVFEKVVEERPAKGIIAVDLNENNVAVKAGGRVYILETGIRDITLGYHSRREVMQSLKGNRYTSRALKKNELNKKSDIRRKAANFVVREAERLGAAIAVENLPKEVPKNMISRVDDPVLRDRIYKAGFRSMLREIIRKARERGIPVVKVNPRRTSSTCPRCGGGLARGSAPRLLRCPHCGREWGRDVAAVINTERRALEEGRVPPGPMPDDPTPEVSWIPMKAWARRKSLGITA; encoded by the coding sequence ATGGAAGCAGGGGATATAGAAAAGGGGAGCGGACAGAGGAGGCGGAGCCGGAGGCGCAACAAGAGCAACGCTGAGAAGAAAGACGAGAAGAAAGACGTCTTGACGCACGCCGTCGCCGTCCCCAGCCCGCGGCTGAGCTGGAGGAAGTTCAACGCGTTGAAGGAGCTGGAGGAGAGGTATAAGGAGTTCGTCGTCGAGTTCGTTGAATACGGCTTTAAGCGCGGCGTGACGGGGCAGGTCTCACTCCGCAAGGCTCTGTACAGCGAGCTGAGGGGGAGGTACCCCGACCTCCCATCCCACTACGTCTACACGGCTGCGCAGGACGCAGCCACACGCGTAAAGAGCTTTATGGCGCTGAAGCGCGAGGGCAAGGCGAAGACGGAAAAGCCAGAAATACGAAGGATCAGCATCTGGCTTGACGACCGCCTCTGGAAGCCAGAGGGCTATACCGCCATAAGGGTGTCAACGCACAGAGGTCGGATAACGATACCGCTTTGGCCGACCAAGCAGTTCTGGAAGCACCTCAACGGCGGCTGGAGGCTGAAGTCGCAGCCGAGGCTAAAGCTGGACGAAAAGAGGAGGGCGGTCTACGTCTACTTCGTCTTCGAGAAGGTTGTAGAGGAGAGGCCGGCGAAGGGCATCATCGCCGTTGACCTCAACGAGAACAACGTGGCTGTGAAGGCCGGCGGCAGGGTGTACATCCTTGAGACTGGGATTAGAGATATCACACTCGGCTACCACAGCCGGAGAGAGGTTATGCAGTCTCTCAAGGGCAACCGCTACACAAGCCGTGCGCTGAAGAAAAACGAACTGAACAAGAAGAGCGACATCCGGAGGAAGGCGGCCAATTTCGTAGTCAGAGAGGCGGAGAGGTTAGGTGCCGCAATAGCCGTCGAAAATTTGCCAAAGGAAGTGCCAAAAAACATGATATCGAGAGTTGATGATCCTGTATTAAGAGATAGAATCTACAAAGCTGGCTTTAGAAGTATGTTGAGGGAAATTATACGTAAGGCAAGGGAGAGGGGGATCCCCGTGGTGAAGGTCAATCCGAGGAGAACCTCCTCCACCTGCCCGCGGTGTGGCGGGGGGCTTGCGAGGGGCTCTGCCCCGAGGCTCCTCCGGTGCCCCCACTGCGGGCGGGAGTGGGGGAGGGACGTCGCCGCCGTCATAAACACCGAAAGGAGGGCACTCGAGGAGGGCCGCGTGCCGCCCGGCCCCATGCCCGATGACCCCACGCCCGAGGTATCTTGGATACCCATGAAGGCGTGGGCGAGGAGAAAGTCCCTAGGCATAACAGCCTAG
- a CDS encoding DUF1634 domain-containing protein, whose translation MELEDVIVLVMRAGLAASVALILSGLLLLALGPDKSISELANLRSPINSSLYPPASLVINLPSHPAVALLFIGLAVLMATPLVRVALAVAEFIREKDAIYTALTLFVLFVLFISLILPRVYV comes from the coding sequence ATGGAGCTAGAAGACGTAATCGTGTTGGTGATGAGAGCGGGGCTTGCCGCCAGCGTAGCCCTCATCCTCTCAGGCCTTCTCCTCCTCGCCCTAGGGCCGGACAAGTCGATTTCGGAACTGGCCAACCTCCGTTCGCCTATAAACTCCTCACTGTATCCTCCGGCTAGTCTAGTGATAAACCTCCCCTCCCACCCAGCCGTAGCGTTGTTGTTTATAGGTCTGGCGGTGTTGATGGCTACCCCCCTGGTACGCGTGGCACTGGCAGTAGCCGAATTCATAAGGGAGAAAGACGCCATATATACTGCACTAACTCTATTTGTATTATTTGTCCTATTCATCTCGCTTATTTTACCCCGTGTATATGTATAG